The Ignisphaera sp. genome segment AGTTTGAGTCGAAGGGTATAACCAGACACGGTACAATAGTTATTGTTCCATTCCTAGCCCTATCTTTTCTATACATCAATGCTACTATTTACCTACAAAAAAGTTCTTTACCCATATTGGAATTCGCAATAAACTTCCTAATTTCTCTCGCTAGAGTTGGTCTGGTCGTAATAGTTTCTCTTATAATAACGGTTGGCATGGCGTATCTCTCTCTTGTGAAAGGCTGGGGCAAATCGATAGCTATTGTAGGCGAGATTTTGGCATCTATACCAGCTATACTCTGGTGGCCTATTCTATCACCATTAGCAGCGAAAATGCCTTGGCTAGTCTCATTCATTGTCTTTCTACAGGGTTCTCTTTGGTATGAATTCTTCAATGTTATACTGTTTGGTGTGCCAAAGATTAGGTTAGAGGTTCTAGAGCTGGCAAAAGTCTATAGCATAAAAGGGTTTAATTACTTCAGATACATTCTAATACCATCGCTTTTACCATCAATTGCCTCTGGCGCTTTGAGTGCTTGGGGTGGGGCGTGGAATGCATCAATAGTTGCAGAATATTTTGAGAGTGGCACCACAGTAATTGATCTTGGTGGTGTAGGCTCTCTGCTGAGCAGATATGCGTATGAAGGAAGCTACGGCAGGGTTCTCTATATAGTCATTCTATGGGCTCTGATGATAGTGTTATTGAATAAGACTGTTTGGTCACAGGTTTTTAAACGCGTTGAAAAATCTTTTGTGGTTGAATAGACATGGTTCTTGTTAGCCTCATCAACATCGTTAAAAACTTTGGCGAAGGAGGTAAGGTTCTCAGGGTATTAGATGGTATAACACTTGACATTGGCGAGGAGTTCATAGCAATTCTAGGCCCATCGGGCTGTGGAAAATCGACACTACTTAGAATTATAGCAGGTGTTGAAAAAGCTGATGATGGTGAGATAAAAACAATTGGAAATATTGTCTATGGATTTGTTTTTCAATCTCCTACCCTGTTGCCTTGGCTAACAGTCATAGACAATGTTGCTCTTCCTCTCATTGCAAAAGGCGTCGATAAAAAAGTTGCAAGGGAAAAGGCCCTGAAGTATCTATCTCTAGTTGGCCTCCAAGGCTTCGAGGACTTCTATCCATATGAGCTTAGCGGTGGCATGAGGCAGAGGGTGAACATTGCTAGAGCGCTTGTTGTTGAGCCCACAATACTTCTAATGGATGAGCCGTTCTCGCAGCTAGATCCGCTAACAGCTGAGGCTCTCAGGGCCGAGATACTCGACTTATGGTTGTCTGGGGTAACAACAGTTAAGAGCATAGTTATGGTCACTCACAATGTTGAGGAGGCTGTGCTCATGGCAGATAGGATAGTGATACTGACGCCGAGACCAGCGAAGATAACTAAAATAATTGAGGTTAAGTTGCCAAGGCCTAGGGATAGAAGATCGAAGAGTTTCCAAGATGTTGTAGACCAAGTCTATGAGTATGTGAGCTGAGGATAGAGCTCATAGGGCTTAGATTTTTTAAAGAGATAAGCACAGTTCTACATATTGTGCATAGCTGGGCTTGGATAACAGTTTTTTGGTGGTAGACCATGGCTAAAGATGTTAAATGCTTTAATAAAATTGGCTGTGTATCTTCGTTGGGCATGGGTACATGGGGCATTGGCGGCGGTTATTGGGTGCCAGACTATTCGATGGATAGGGAGTGGGTAGAGGCTTTGAGAAAGGGTATAGAGCTTGGTATGACACTTATAGACACTGCTGAAATGTATGGTGGTGGACATGCCGAGGAGATTGTGGGTCTAGCTATAAGGGGTTTCAAAAGAGATGAGCTTTTCATAGTTTCAAAGGTTTGGCCCTCCAATGCCTCATACGATAATGTGCTGAAATCTGCTGTGGCAAGCTCTAAGAGGCTGGGGACATACATAGACCTATATCTCCTCCACTGGCCAAGCGATGCTGCACCAATATGCGAAACTATAAAGGCTTTTGAGAAGCTTGTTGACGATGGTGTTATAAGATTCTATGGGCTTTCAAACTTCTCTGTGAGGGGAATAGAGGAGGCTAGGTCATGTACAAAGAAATACGATGTTGTTGCAGTACAAAACCATTTCAGCTTGCTTCATAGAGACGATGAAAAAGATGTTATACCATATGCACAGCGAGAGGGTCTTATGTACATGGCTTACACACCACTTGAAAGAGGCCAGCTCGCGAGAAACGCCTACCTAGAGAATATTGGTAGGAAATATGGCAAGACAGCAGTGCAGGTAGCTTTAAACTGGCTTATATGCATAGACAACGTTATCCCAATACCAAAAGCTGCTAGTATAGAGCATGTCAAGGAGAATGCCGGTGCAATGGGGTGGAGACTGTCTAGGGAGGACTGGCTTGAGATAAGCAGGGTGTTTGGATCCAGATAAAAGTTATGTGATTTGCAAGACAATAGCTGATTTCTTCGGCATTTCAACAATGGCCTTTCTACCCTCGGCAGAAACAATCTTTGCATCTCCCCCAATTTTCGATATGCTCTTAGCTTCTCTTCTAATCAGAATCTCAACCGTTTTGCTATCGCCGTGGTTTACAGCTATGACTATGTCTGATCCACTGCCGTAGAACGGCTTTACCTCCACCTCGGGAGATGTAGACTCGTAGACTATGCTCACATTGGATTCTGCTGCAATTGATTTGTATAGCCTCTGGATCCTCCCACTCCAGTCCATATGCACTGAAACAGCTTCTATAAGCTCTATCGGTATTGTCGATGTATATGCATAGCCATTGCCTCTCCTAGCTCTGAAGATAACAGGCTCTCCATTGCCATCAACAGCTATAACCTCTGCATCAACGGCTCTACACCTATATGTGTATATCGGTATTGGGATGTTGACATCGATTTTCTCTCCCTTTCTAATTTCTCCAAGATCCTTGACAAACTCTATAGAGATCTTGCCATAGTATACGAAGCCATATGACCCAGCCTCAAGAATGTTTTCGATTCCCATGAGCTCTGTCCACAGATGTGTTGCGGATTCGTGTGAAGCCTTGAAATCTCCAAATCCTTTTACAAGTGATGTGTATAGCGATCCACCTCCATCTACATATTCTAGAAGCTTTCTCCATGTCGAGGACAAGGCCAATATAGTTGACGGCATTATCAGTAGCTTTTTGTTTTTAACAACCCTGTCTATGTCTAGTTCAAACACAATTGTGTTGTCCACCCCACAAGAAGATGCTATTATGCTTGCGGCTATGACTGGCTGTATAACCCTCCAAAAGCCCAGCGCATTTTTGTACCACACAAATTCATAGTCTTTGAAGAGATAGAACGGAGATACAATTGATACCTCGGGTCTTCTCCTAAACACAGTATTTATCTTGAGCTTCTCAATAGTTTCTAGCTCCTCTGAAAACCTCTTCACAACTTCTGCAACAGGCTTTGGAGAACCGTCTTTTCTGACTATGCCAAAGCCTAGTTCAAGAGGTCTCCACTCATATGGCGGATCGCTCTCGTGGATAAAATCTGAGAAGCACCATATGAAAGCACCTGAGGCTCTGTGGGCTAGGGATGTGTATAGAACCTCGTTTACGAATCTTGCCTGACTCTCCTCTGAGTATTGGTGTGTGCTAAAACCAAACTCCTCTAGTATCACAGGTAGTGTACCGTCATTTGAGAAAAGCTCTATCATAGCTCCATAGGTATATCCATGTCTGACTGGATCGGTGTCGTATAGATATAGATGGGGTCCAACATAGTCTACAATAGATTTGACATTTGGTGTTTCCTGCAAATAGCTGTCTGGCACATCGCCAGAGGAGACCAAAACATTGTTTGCCAATTCCTTGACTGTTCTGGAAAAGAGTTTTAGAAGTGCTAGAGCCTCTTCCCTCTTCTCAGCCCTTTTAACAAGACTAAGCTCGTTGCTTAGAATCCACCCCTTGATCGATGGATGGTCAGAAAAGCTTTTGACTATAGCCTCTACAAATCTTATAGTCTTTTCAATTCCGTGAGAGGTGTAGATCTCCTCCGGTTTTAGCCATGGAATCTCCCAGTTCTTCCCACTCATGTGCCCCACAATAAGAGTTGGAAAGCCAATTAAGCCGTTTTCTCTTAGCAGATCCAGAAACCTCCCCAGCTTTCTCAGCGC includes the following:
- a CDS encoding ABC transporter permease subunit; its protein translation is MDAVLLALASLASFGRMLAAYILSLLVAISLGILMARRRIAEAVLMPILDILQSIPILGFFPIAIVMFVTFLPRSIGLELAAIFLITTSLLWNMIFGVYSSIKSLDPEVFYMASIYSLKTFSRVAYIYVPAARAAIAANSIISWAGGWFFLTSAEVISAGSEEYKLLGIGSLIMDFYNRGNMLGFYTAIAILFAIIVASYLLIFNPATNLVIQQRILPAWHRAFYYIYKFVSIIWESIMHIGIKFESKGITRHGTIVIVPFLALSFLYINATIYLQKSSLPILEFAINFLISLARVGLVVIVSLIITVGMAYLSLVKGWGKSIAIVGEILASIPAILWWPILSPLAAKMPWLVSFIVFLQGSLWYEFFNVILFGVPKIRLEVLELAKVYSIKGFNYFRYILIPSLLPSIASGALSAWGGAWNASIVAEYFESGTTVIDLGGVGSLLSRYAYEGSYGRVLYIVILWALMIVLLNKTVWSQVFKRVEKSFVVE
- a CDS encoding ABC transporter ATP-binding protein, giving the protein MVLVSLINIVKNFGEGGKVLRVLDGITLDIGEEFIAILGPSGCGKSTLLRIIAGVEKADDGEIKTIGNIVYGFVFQSPTLLPWLTVIDNVALPLIAKGVDKKVAREKALKYLSLVGLQGFEDFYPYELSGGMRQRVNIARALVVEPTILLMDEPFSQLDPLTAEALRAEILDLWLSGVTTVKSIVMVTHNVEEAVLMADRIVILTPRPAKITKIIEVKLPRPRDRRSKSFQDVVDQVYEYVS
- a CDS encoding aldo/keto reductase: MAKDVKCFNKIGCVSSLGMGTWGIGGGYWVPDYSMDREWVEALRKGIELGMTLIDTAEMYGGGHAEEIVGLAIRGFKRDELFIVSKVWPSNASYDNVLKSAVASSKRLGTYIDLYLLHWPSDAAPICETIKAFEKLVDDGVIRFYGLSNFSVRGIEEARSCTKKYDVVAVQNHFSLLHRDDEKDVIPYAQREGLMYMAYTPLERGQLARNAYLENIGRKYGKTAVQVALNWLICIDNVIPIPKAASIEHVKENAGAMGWRLSREDWLEISRVFGSR
- a CDS encoding glycoside hydrolase family 42, which translates into the protein MSVAIDDGIILIDGEFKFLLGVNYWPRKLNIRMWRDWNEDAIKEDLKLMRSLGIRAVRFFIKNEDFADEDANVFPDALRKLGRFLDLLRENGLIGFPTLIVGHMSGKNWEIPWLKPEEIYTSHGIEKTIRFVEAIVKSFSDHPSIKGWILSNELSLVKRAEKREEALALLKLFSRTVKELANNVLVSSGDVPDSYLQETPNVKSIVDYVGPHLYLYDTDPVRHGYTYGAMIELFSNDGTLPVILEEFGFSTHQYSEESQARFVNEVLYTSLAHRASGAFIWCFSDFIHESDPPYEWRPLELGFGIVRKDGSPKPVAEVVKRFSEELETIEKLKINTVFRRRPEVSIVSPFYLFKDYEFVWYKNALGFWRVIQPVIAASIIASSCGVDNTIVFELDIDRVVKNKKLLIMPSTILALSSTWRKLLEYVDGGGSLYTSLVKGFGDFKASHESATHLWTELMGIENILEAGSYGFVYYGKISIEFVKDLGEIRKGEKIDVNIPIPIYTYRCRAVDAEVIAVDGNGEPVIFRARRGNGYAYTSTIPIELIEAVSVHMDWSGRIQRLYKSIAAESNVSIVYESTSPEVEVKPFYGSGSDIVIAVNHGDSKTVEILIRREAKSISKIGGDAKIVSAEGRKAIVEMPKKSAIVLQIT